The Colletes latitarsis isolate SP2378_abdomen chromosome 1, iyColLati1, whole genome shotgun sequence genome has a segment encoding these proteins:
- the Lig gene encoding ubiquitin-associated protein-like lingerer isoform X3, translating into MSSSNKSVSSGGKGTNKNKSSQQHGKSDHQTKSSDSTKHEKAQPNAVQMRHAQIIDTRMGSGEDPILKERIKQVMDMTRRSEDEVVMALHDSDGDLDRAVNDLLEGVKTEWEVKKKKPRQPSGSKQNMDTSAGQDEGGDWDERRNQRGGGPPRMRGRVNHDNRGWRGRENKENERNMEHGVRDGSYSGNRRGRGGPGRPGRGGRGGGKGLGPRTFANRNDPSSTSSPHNFNRSIDTWTGNDEQQQTVQEPKMDAWNNLDSTEDWENEEYTGSLADTKVFTPSTFVAEAPSSIEESKTQDLQSVQSNQNVNLSLLQQEELPKLSEIPPIQQQTLIQQSQQQPVLNLPTMQLSQQPNAISGGVLTAAQTQYLTQLTQQTSENLKAAGQTTFSSSISSQPQRQTKQRPRVPPPSKIPSSAVEMPGDAVNSGIGFLDVQFGALEFSSDSSSLDGSANEKFNSVSSTIPGVDVSSATNAVNTANTNKSLDIETTQTSTTPFSTTSQILSNSDNLPVSSEHSINAQSFTSRGNSTGQNLDITKQDFTSQVSPGNAPTYGTTTNYQTQKSSFQTPAATPSTYNAYSTNAQSAQSSFQTVSGTSANSYSSTATVSQASYNSSSSFPQSNTSTFSQASPSAPVSATSGYNQPTTTNQVYQSASGYVPATTSQYQTQAVATNTVSNSSSGYQTSGYQGSSSFQSTPQAYQPSATTFTSPITQTSEAYQSAAQSAYASAYGTYGSQPQTASHNHKLNSNATKDSQYDSNTTTSNSSLATTTATTLGLSSASVNSSQTKVTNSNAVPKSTTSGVVTGSTGTGNMAGGGAAGSIAPMLSHQYIVGQSVPYAFQQQMYSFEELQLMQQRIQHMPTTGYYDAALGYQTTGPATNLGGGRGDALPGVQGVQGVQGVQGAYTSINDARFARNDSNASPVPSTMSQQTATQHQQTLINPLHPTYAYFTYGGGIMPGSFQYGTPTAIYSQITPAGNAGTNSGAYNAKPGSYESGYGAGASYDALASAGPSADYKGAGGSYTSTQTGKTGTSTGNTNTGGSSATDISATMYVKSHVALNKVNSYDKQTFHSATPSPFSLTSNQNAGLPNTYGTPHLFIPTISHQLHQPLHQDGGSSTGQRSNTSSQNKAQAKPGYSPNYWTGSN; encoded by the exons ATGAGTTCAAGCAACAAATCGGTGTCCTCCGGTGGGAAGGGCACCAACAAAAACAAATCTTCACAACAACATGGGAAATCAGATCATCAAACTAAATCATCGGATTCTACAAAACATGAAAAGGCACAG CCAAATGCTGTTCAGATGCGGCATGCACAAATCATTGACACTAGAATGGGCAGTGGCGAAGATCCTATCTTAAAAGAACGTATAAAGCAAGTTATGGACATGACTAGACGCTCTGAAGACGAAGTTGTCATGGCTTTGCATGATAGTGATGGGGACTTGGACCGTGCTGTTAATGATCTTTTAGAAGGAGTGAAAACGGAATGGgaagtaaaaaagaaaaagcctCGTCAACCTAGTGGTTCCAAACAAAATATGGATACTTCTGCTGGTCAGGATGAAGGTGGTGATTGGGATGAAAGACGTAATCAACGAGGAGGTGGTCCTCCGCGTATGCGAGGACGTGTTAATCATGATAATCGTGGAT GGCGGGGTCGAGAAAATAAAGAGAACGAAAGAAATATGGAGCATGGTGTTCGCGATGGCAGCTATAGCGGTAATAGAAGAGGAAGAGGTGGGCCCGGTAGACCTGGTCGAGGAGGACGTGGTGGAGGAAAAGGACTTGGTCCGCGAACATTTGCCAATCGTAATGATCCATCATCAACTTCATCGCCTCATAATTTTAACCGATCGATTGACACATGGACAGGTAATGATGAACAGCAACAAACTGTCCAGGAACCAAAGATGG ATGCATGGAATAATTTGGATTCTACAGAAGACTGGGAAAACGAAGAATATACAGGTTCATTGGCAGATACGAAAGTTTTTACGCCGAGTACTTTTGTAGCAGAAGCTCCATCTTCCATAGAAGAatcaaaaactcaagatctgcaaTCCGTGCAGTCTAATCAAAATGTAAATTTGTCATTACTACAACAAGAA GAATTACCaaaattatcagaaatacctccgATACAGCAACAGACTTTAATTCAACAATCTCAACAACAACCTGTATTGAATTTACCTACAATGCAACTGTCACAGCAACCAAATGCTATCAGTGGTGGAGTATTAACAGCTGCACAGACTCAGTATTTAACCCAACTTACCCAACAAACAAGTGAAAATTTAAAAGCTGCTGGACAAACAACATTCTCATCATCGATATCCAGTCAG CCTCAAAGACAAACTAAACAACGTCCACGAGTACCACCGCCATCAAAAATCCCATCTAGTGCTGTAGAAATGCCAGGAGATGCTGTAAATAGCGGCATTGGATTTCTTGATGTCCAATTTGGTGCGCTAGAATTTAGTAGCGATTCAAGCTCTCTTGATGGTTCTGCgaatgaaaaattcaattcagtTAGTAGTACAATTCCTGGTGTGGATGTATCTTCTGCCACAAATGCTGTAAACACTGCCAATACAAATAAGTCTCTGGACATCGAAACAACACAAACATCAACAACACCTTTCAGTACTACTTCTCAAATT TTATCAAATAGTGACAATTTACCAGTGTCGAGTGAACATTCAATAAACGCTCAAAGCTTTACTTCCCGCGGTAACAGTACTGGACAAAATTTAGATATAACAAAACAAGATTTTACCTCGCAAGTCTCACCAGGAAATGCACCAACATATGGTACAACAACAAATTACCAGACCCAAAAGTCATCATTTCAAACACCTGCTGCAACACCAAGCACTTATAATGCATATTCTACAAATGCTCAATCGGCTCAATCGTCCTTCCAAACAGTATCTGGCACTAGTGCCAATAGTTATTCTTCAACAGCGACTGTTTCACAAGCAAGTTACAATTCTTCGTCGTCATTTCCTCAATCCAATACATCAACCTTTAGTCAAGCATCTCCTTCTGCGCCTGTGTCCGCAACTTCAGGTTATAATCAACCAACAACTACTAACCAG gtTTATCAATCTGCGAGCGGATATGTACCTGCTACTACATCACAATATCAAACACAGGCTGTAGCCACGAATACTGTATCGAACAGTAGTTCAGGATATCAAACAAGTGGTTATCAGGGATCATCTTCATTTCAATCAACTCCGCAAGCTTATCAACCATCTGCTACTACATTTACTTCACCTATTACACAGACTTCTGAAGCTTACCAAAGCGCAGCACAATCT GCATATGCTAGTGCGTATGGCACATACGGCAGTCAACCACAAACGGCGTCTCATAATCATAAATTGAACAGTAATGCGACGAAAGATTCTCAATACGATAGTAACACGACGACATCAAATAGTTCGCTTGCAACTACTACGGCAACTACATTAGGTCTTAGCTCTGCCTCCGTAAATAGTTCACAAACTAAAGTAACTAATTCTAATG CGGTACCGAAAAGTACAACGAGTGGTGTAGTGACGGGTAGTACTGGAACTGGAAATATGGCGGGTGGTGGTGCAGCTGGCAGTATTGCACCGATGCTAAGTCATCAATATATTGTGGGCCAAAGTGTACCTTATGCGTTTCAACAACAAATGTACAGTTTTGAAGAATTGCAGCTTATGCAACAAAGAATACAACACATG CCAACTACTGGTTACTATGACGCGGCCTTGGGCTATCAGACAACCGGCCCTGCTACCAATCTCGGTGGAGGACGAGGAGATGCACTTCCCGGTGTACAAGGTGTTCAAGGAGTACAGGGTGTTCAAGGAGCCTATACCAGTATTAATGATGCCAGGTTCGCCAGAAACGACAGCAATGCATCTCCAGTTCCATCTACTATGTCGCAACAG ACTGCTACACAGCATCAGCAAACATTGATAAATCCGCTTCATCCGACATATGCATACTTTACGTATGGCGGTGGAATAATGCCAGGTAGTTTTCAATATGGAACTCCTACTGCCATTTATTCT cAGATAACTCCCGCTGGTAATGCGGGTACGAATAGCGGTGCATATAATGCTAAACCTGGAAGTTATGAATCTGGATATGGTGCTGGTGCAAGCTACGATGCTTTAGCGTCTGCTGGTCCCTCGGCTGATTACAAAGGTGCAGGGGGCAGTTATACTAGTACACAAACTGGTAAAACAGGAACATCTACCGGAAATACTAATACTGGTGGATCGTCTGCAACTGATATAAGCGCGACTATGTATGTAAAGAGTCATGTAGCGCTTAATAAAGTAAAC tcCTATGACAAACAAACTTTTCACTCAGCAACTCCTTCACCATTTAGTCTTACTAGTAATCAAAACGCTGGTTTGCCTAATACATATGGAACACCGCATTTGTTTATCCCAACTATATCCCATCAATTGCATCAGCCACTTCATCAAGATGGCGGTAGCAGCACAGGCCAAAGGTCCAATACAAGTTCCCAAAACAAAGCCCAAGCAAAACCAGGATATAGTCCTAATTACTGGACTGGAagcaattaa
- the Lig gene encoding ubiquitin-associated protein-like lingerer isoform X2, which produces MASTVHMLAMSSSNKSVSSGGKGTNKNKSSQQHGKSDHQTKSSDSTKHEKAQPNAVQMRHAQIIDTRMGSGEDPILKERIKQVMDMTRRSEDEVVMALHDSDGDLDRAVNDLLEGVKTEWEVKKKKPRQPSGSKQNMDTSAGQDEGGDWDERRNQRGGGPPRMRGRVNHDNRGWRGRENKENERNMEHGVRDGSYSGNRRGRGGPGRPGRGGRGGGKGLGPRTFANRNDPSSTSSPHNFNRSIDTWTGNDEQQQTVQEPKMDAWNNLDSTEDWENEEYTGSLADTKVFTPSTFVAEAPSSIEESKTQDLQSVQSNQNVNLSLLQQEELPKLSEIPPIQQQTLIQQSQQQPVLNLPTMQLSQQPNAISGGVLTAAQTQYLTQLTQQTSENLKAAGQTTFSSSISSQPQRQTKQRPRVPPPSKIPSSAVEMPGDAVNSGIGFLDVQFGALEFSSDSSSLDGSANEKFNSVSSTIPGVDVSSATNAVNTANTNKSLDIETTQTSTTPFSTTSQILSNSDNLPVSSEHSINAQSFTSRGNSTGQNLDITKQDFTSQVSPGNAPTYGTTTNYQTQKSSFQTPAATPSTYNAYSTNAQSAQSSFQTVSGTSANSYSSTATVSQASYNSSSSFPQSNTSTFSQASPSAPVSATSGYNQPTTTNQVYQSASGYVPATTSQYQTQAVATNTVSNSSSGYQTSGYQGSSSFQSTPQAYQPSATTFTSPITQTSEAYQSAAQSAYASAYGTYGSQPQTASHNHKLNSNATKDSQYDSNTTTSNSSLATTTATTLGLSSASVNSSQTKVTNSNAVPKSTTSGVVTGSTGTGNMAGGGAAGSIAPMLSHQYIVGQSVPYAFQQQMYSFEELQLMQQRIQHMPTTGYYDAALGYQTTGPATNLGGGRGDALPGVQGVQGVQGVQGAYTSINDARFARNDSNASPVPSTMSQQTATQHQQTLINPLHPTYAYFTYGGGIMPGSFQYGTPTAIYSITPAGNAGTNSGAYNAKPGSYESGYGAGASYDALASAGPSADYKGAGGSYTSTQTGKTGTSTGNTNTGGSSATDISATMYVKSHVALNKVNSYDKQTFHSATPSPFSLTSNQNAGLPNTYGTPHLFIPTISHQLHQPLHQDGGSSTGQRSNTSSQNKAQAKPGYSPNYWTGSN; this is translated from the exons ATGGCGTCTACCGTGCACATG TTGGCAATGAGTTCAAGCAACAAATCGGTGTCCTCCGGTGGGAAGGGCACCAACAAAAACAAATCTTCACAACAACATGGGAAATCAGATCATCAAACTAAATCATCGGATTCTACAAAACATGAAAAGGCACAG CCAAATGCTGTTCAGATGCGGCATGCACAAATCATTGACACTAGAATGGGCAGTGGCGAAGATCCTATCTTAAAAGAACGTATAAAGCAAGTTATGGACATGACTAGACGCTCTGAAGACGAAGTTGTCATGGCTTTGCATGATAGTGATGGGGACTTGGACCGTGCTGTTAATGATCTTTTAGAAGGAGTGAAAACGGAATGGgaagtaaaaaagaaaaagcctCGTCAACCTAGTGGTTCCAAACAAAATATGGATACTTCTGCTGGTCAGGATGAAGGTGGTGATTGGGATGAAAGACGTAATCAACGAGGAGGTGGTCCTCCGCGTATGCGAGGACGTGTTAATCATGATAATCGTGGAT GGCGGGGTCGAGAAAATAAAGAGAACGAAAGAAATATGGAGCATGGTGTTCGCGATGGCAGCTATAGCGGTAATAGAAGAGGAAGAGGTGGGCCCGGTAGACCTGGTCGAGGAGGACGTGGTGGAGGAAAAGGACTTGGTCCGCGAACATTTGCCAATCGTAATGATCCATCATCAACTTCATCGCCTCATAATTTTAACCGATCGATTGACACATGGACAGGTAATGATGAACAGCAACAAACTGTCCAGGAACCAAAGATGG ATGCATGGAATAATTTGGATTCTACAGAAGACTGGGAAAACGAAGAATATACAGGTTCATTGGCAGATACGAAAGTTTTTACGCCGAGTACTTTTGTAGCAGAAGCTCCATCTTCCATAGAAGAatcaaaaactcaagatctgcaaTCCGTGCAGTCTAATCAAAATGTAAATTTGTCATTACTACAACAAGAA GAATTACCaaaattatcagaaatacctccgATACAGCAACAGACTTTAATTCAACAATCTCAACAACAACCTGTATTGAATTTACCTACAATGCAACTGTCACAGCAACCAAATGCTATCAGTGGTGGAGTATTAACAGCTGCACAGACTCAGTATTTAACCCAACTTACCCAACAAACAAGTGAAAATTTAAAAGCTGCTGGACAAACAACATTCTCATCATCGATATCCAGTCAG CCTCAAAGACAAACTAAACAACGTCCACGAGTACCACCGCCATCAAAAATCCCATCTAGTGCTGTAGAAATGCCAGGAGATGCTGTAAATAGCGGCATTGGATTTCTTGATGTCCAATTTGGTGCGCTAGAATTTAGTAGCGATTCAAGCTCTCTTGATGGTTCTGCgaatgaaaaattcaattcagtTAGTAGTACAATTCCTGGTGTGGATGTATCTTCTGCCACAAATGCTGTAAACACTGCCAATACAAATAAGTCTCTGGACATCGAAACAACACAAACATCAACAACACCTTTCAGTACTACTTCTCAAATT TTATCAAATAGTGACAATTTACCAGTGTCGAGTGAACATTCAATAAACGCTCAAAGCTTTACTTCCCGCGGTAACAGTACTGGACAAAATTTAGATATAACAAAACAAGATTTTACCTCGCAAGTCTCACCAGGAAATGCACCAACATATGGTACAACAACAAATTACCAGACCCAAAAGTCATCATTTCAAACACCTGCTGCAACACCAAGCACTTATAATGCATATTCTACAAATGCTCAATCGGCTCAATCGTCCTTCCAAACAGTATCTGGCACTAGTGCCAATAGTTATTCTTCAACAGCGACTGTTTCACAAGCAAGTTACAATTCTTCGTCGTCATTTCCTCAATCCAATACATCAACCTTTAGTCAAGCATCTCCTTCTGCGCCTGTGTCCGCAACTTCAGGTTATAATCAACCAACAACTACTAACCAG gtTTATCAATCTGCGAGCGGATATGTACCTGCTACTACATCACAATATCAAACACAGGCTGTAGCCACGAATACTGTATCGAACAGTAGTTCAGGATATCAAACAAGTGGTTATCAGGGATCATCTTCATTTCAATCAACTCCGCAAGCTTATCAACCATCTGCTACTACATTTACTTCACCTATTACACAGACTTCTGAAGCTTACCAAAGCGCAGCACAATCT GCATATGCTAGTGCGTATGGCACATACGGCAGTCAACCACAAACGGCGTCTCATAATCATAAATTGAACAGTAATGCGACGAAAGATTCTCAATACGATAGTAACACGACGACATCAAATAGTTCGCTTGCAACTACTACGGCAACTACATTAGGTCTTAGCTCTGCCTCCGTAAATAGTTCACAAACTAAAGTAACTAATTCTAATG CGGTACCGAAAAGTACAACGAGTGGTGTAGTGACGGGTAGTACTGGAACTGGAAATATGGCGGGTGGTGGTGCAGCTGGCAGTATTGCACCGATGCTAAGTCATCAATATATTGTGGGCCAAAGTGTACCTTATGCGTTTCAACAACAAATGTACAGTTTTGAAGAATTGCAGCTTATGCAACAAAGAATACAACACATG CCAACTACTGGTTACTATGACGCGGCCTTGGGCTATCAGACAACCGGCCCTGCTACCAATCTCGGTGGAGGACGAGGAGATGCACTTCCCGGTGTACAAGGTGTTCAAGGAGTACAGGGTGTTCAAGGAGCCTATACCAGTATTAATGATGCCAGGTTCGCCAGAAACGACAGCAATGCATCTCCAGTTCCATCTACTATGTCGCAACAG ACTGCTACACAGCATCAGCAAACATTGATAAATCCGCTTCATCCGACATATGCATACTTTACGTATGGCGGTGGAATAATGCCAGGTAGTTTTCAATATGGAACTCCTACTGCCATTTATTCT ATAACTCCCGCTGGTAATGCGGGTACGAATAGCGGTGCATATAATGCTAAACCTGGAAGTTATGAATCTGGATATGGTGCTGGTGCAAGCTACGATGCTTTAGCGTCTGCTGGTCCCTCGGCTGATTACAAAGGTGCAGGGGGCAGTTATACTAGTACACAAACTGGTAAAACAGGAACATCTACCGGAAATACTAATACTGGTGGATCGTCTGCAACTGATATAAGCGCGACTATGTATGTAAAGAGTCATGTAGCGCTTAATAAAGTAAAC tcCTATGACAAACAAACTTTTCACTCAGCAACTCCTTCACCATTTAGTCTTACTAGTAATCAAAACGCTGGTTTGCCTAATACATATGGAACACCGCATTTGTTTATCCCAACTATATCCCATCAATTGCATCAGCCACTTCATCAAGATGGCGGTAGCAGCACAGGCCAAAGGTCCAATACAAGTTCCCAAAACAAAGCCCAAGCAAAACCAGGATATAGTCCTAATTACTGGACTGGAagcaattaa
- the Lig gene encoding ubiquitin-associated protein-like lingerer isoform X1 — protein MASTVHMLAMSSSNKSVSSGGKGTNKNKSSQQHGKSDHQTKSSDSTKHEKAQPNAVQMRHAQIIDTRMGSGEDPILKERIKQVMDMTRRSEDEVVMALHDSDGDLDRAVNDLLEGVKTEWEVKKKKPRQPSGSKQNMDTSAGQDEGGDWDERRNQRGGGPPRMRGRVNHDNRGWRGRENKENERNMEHGVRDGSYSGNRRGRGGPGRPGRGGRGGGKGLGPRTFANRNDPSSTSSPHNFNRSIDTWTGNDEQQQTVQEPKMDAWNNLDSTEDWENEEYTGSLADTKVFTPSTFVAEAPSSIEESKTQDLQSVQSNQNVNLSLLQQEELPKLSEIPPIQQQTLIQQSQQQPVLNLPTMQLSQQPNAISGGVLTAAQTQYLTQLTQQTSENLKAAGQTTFSSSISSQPQRQTKQRPRVPPPSKIPSSAVEMPGDAVNSGIGFLDVQFGALEFSSDSSSLDGSANEKFNSVSSTIPGVDVSSATNAVNTANTNKSLDIETTQTSTTPFSTTSQILSNSDNLPVSSEHSINAQSFTSRGNSTGQNLDITKQDFTSQVSPGNAPTYGTTTNYQTQKSSFQTPAATPSTYNAYSTNAQSAQSSFQTVSGTSANSYSSTATVSQASYNSSSSFPQSNTSTFSQASPSAPVSATSGYNQPTTTNQVYQSASGYVPATTSQYQTQAVATNTVSNSSSGYQTSGYQGSSSFQSTPQAYQPSATTFTSPITQTSEAYQSAAQSAYASAYGTYGSQPQTASHNHKLNSNATKDSQYDSNTTTSNSSLATTTATTLGLSSASVNSSQTKVTNSNAVPKSTTSGVVTGSTGTGNMAGGGAAGSIAPMLSHQYIVGQSVPYAFQQQMYSFEELQLMQQRIQHMPTTGYYDAALGYQTTGPATNLGGGRGDALPGVQGVQGVQGVQGAYTSINDARFARNDSNASPVPSTMSQQTATQHQQTLINPLHPTYAYFTYGGGIMPGSFQYGTPTAIYSQITPAGNAGTNSGAYNAKPGSYESGYGAGASYDALASAGPSADYKGAGGSYTSTQTGKTGTSTGNTNTGGSSATDISATMYVKSHVALNKVNSYDKQTFHSATPSPFSLTSNQNAGLPNTYGTPHLFIPTISHQLHQPLHQDGGSSTGQRSNTSSQNKAQAKPGYSPNYWTGSN, from the exons ATGGCGTCTACCGTGCACATG TTGGCAATGAGTTCAAGCAACAAATCGGTGTCCTCCGGTGGGAAGGGCACCAACAAAAACAAATCTTCACAACAACATGGGAAATCAGATCATCAAACTAAATCATCGGATTCTACAAAACATGAAAAGGCACAG CCAAATGCTGTTCAGATGCGGCATGCACAAATCATTGACACTAGAATGGGCAGTGGCGAAGATCCTATCTTAAAAGAACGTATAAAGCAAGTTATGGACATGACTAGACGCTCTGAAGACGAAGTTGTCATGGCTTTGCATGATAGTGATGGGGACTTGGACCGTGCTGTTAATGATCTTTTAGAAGGAGTGAAAACGGAATGGgaagtaaaaaagaaaaagcctCGTCAACCTAGTGGTTCCAAACAAAATATGGATACTTCTGCTGGTCAGGATGAAGGTGGTGATTGGGATGAAAGACGTAATCAACGAGGAGGTGGTCCTCCGCGTATGCGAGGACGTGTTAATCATGATAATCGTGGAT GGCGGGGTCGAGAAAATAAAGAGAACGAAAGAAATATGGAGCATGGTGTTCGCGATGGCAGCTATAGCGGTAATAGAAGAGGAAGAGGTGGGCCCGGTAGACCTGGTCGAGGAGGACGTGGTGGAGGAAAAGGACTTGGTCCGCGAACATTTGCCAATCGTAATGATCCATCATCAACTTCATCGCCTCATAATTTTAACCGATCGATTGACACATGGACAGGTAATGATGAACAGCAACAAACTGTCCAGGAACCAAAGATGG ATGCATGGAATAATTTGGATTCTACAGAAGACTGGGAAAACGAAGAATATACAGGTTCATTGGCAGATACGAAAGTTTTTACGCCGAGTACTTTTGTAGCAGAAGCTCCATCTTCCATAGAAGAatcaaaaactcaagatctgcaaTCCGTGCAGTCTAATCAAAATGTAAATTTGTCATTACTACAACAAGAA GAATTACCaaaattatcagaaatacctccgATACAGCAACAGACTTTAATTCAACAATCTCAACAACAACCTGTATTGAATTTACCTACAATGCAACTGTCACAGCAACCAAATGCTATCAGTGGTGGAGTATTAACAGCTGCACAGACTCAGTATTTAACCCAACTTACCCAACAAACAAGTGAAAATTTAAAAGCTGCTGGACAAACAACATTCTCATCATCGATATCCAGTCAG CCTCAAAGACAAACTAAACAACGTCCACGAGTACCACCGCCATCAAAAATCCCATCTAGTGCTGTAGAAATGCCAGGAGATGCTGTAAATAGCGGCATTGGATTTCTTGATGTCCAATTTGGTGCGCTAGAATTTAGTAGCGATTCAAGCTCTCTTGATGGTTCTGCgaatgaaaaattcaattcagtTAGTAGTACAATTCCTGGTGTGGATGTATCTTCTGCCACAAATGCTGTAAACACTGCCAATACAAATAAGTCTCTGGACATCGAAACAACACAAACATCAACAACACCTTTCAGTACTACTTCTCAAATT TTATCAAATAGTGACAATTTACCAGTGTCGAGTGAACATTCAATAAACGCTCAAAGCTTTACTTCCCGCGGTAACAGTACTGGACAAAATTTAGATATAACAAAACAAGATTTTACCTCGCAAGTCTCACCAGGAAATGCACCAACATATGGTACAACAACAAATTACCAGACCCAAAAGTCATCATTTCAAACACCTGCTGCAACACCAAGCACTTATAATGCATATTCTACAAATGCTCAATCGGCTCAATCGTCCTTCCAAACAGTATCTGGCACTAGTGCCAATAGTTATTCTTCAACAGCGACTGTTTCACAAGCAAGTTACAATTCTTCGTCGTCATTTCCTCAATCCAATACATCAACCTTTAGTCAAGCATCTCCTTCTGCGCCTGTGTCCGCAACTTCAGGTTATAATCAACCAACAACTACTAACCAG gtTTATCAATCTGCGAGCGGATATGTACCTGCTACTACATCACAATATCAAACACAGGCTGTAGCCACGAATACTGTATCGAACAGTAGTTCAGGATATCAAACAAGTGGTTATCAGGGATCATCTTCATTTCAATCAACTCCGCAAGCTTATCAACCATCTGCTACTACATTTACTTCACCTATTACACAGACTTCTGAAGCTTACCAAAGCGCAGCACAATCT GCATATGCTAGTGCGTATGGCACATACGGCAGTCAACCACAAACGGCGTCTCATAATCATAAATTGAACAGTAATGCGACGAAAGATTCTCAATACGATAGTAACACGACGACATCAAATAGTTCGCTTGCAACTACTACGGCAACTACATTAGGTCTTAGCTCTGCCTCCGTAAATAGTTCACAAACTAAAGTAACTAATTCTAATG CGGTACCGAAAAGTACAACGAGTGGTGTAGTGACGGGTAGTACTGGAACTGGAAATATGGCGGGTGGTGGTGCAGCTGGCAGTATTGCACCGATGCTAAGTCATCAATATATTGTGGGCCAAAGTGTACCTTATGCGTTTCAACAACAAATGTACAGTTTTGAAGAATTGCAGCTTATGCAACAAAGAATACAACACATG CCAACTACTGGTTACTATGACGCGGCCTTGGGCTATCAGACAACCGGCCCTGCTACCAATCTCGGTGGAGGACGAGGAGATGCACTTCCCGGTGTACAAGGTGTTCAAGGAGTACAGGGTGTTCAAGGAGCCTATACCAGTATTAATGATGCCAGGTTCGCCAGAAACGACAGCAATGCATCTCCAGTTCCATCTACTATGTCGCAACAG ACTGCTACACAGCATCAGCAAACATTGATAAATCCGCTTCATCCGACATATGCATACTTTACGTATGGCGGTGGAATAATGCCAGGTAGTTTTCAATATGGAACTCCTACTGCCATTTATTCT cAGATAACTCCCGCTGGTAATGCGGGTACGAATAGCGGTGCATATAATGCTAAACCTGGAAGTTATGAATCTGGATATGGTGCTGGTGCAAGCTACGATGCTTTAGCGTCTGCTGGTCCCTCGGCTGATTACAAAGGTGCAGGGGGCAGTTATACTAGTACACAAACTGGTAAAACAGGAACATCTACCGGAAATACTAATACTGGTGGATCGTCTGCAACTGATATAAGCGCGACTATGTATGTAAAGAGTCATGTAGCGCTTAATAAAGTAAAC tcCTATGACAAACAAACTTTTCACTCAGCAACTCCTTCACCATTTAGTCTTACTAGTAATCAAAACGCTGGTTTGCCTAATACATATGGAACACCGCATTTGTTTATCCCAACTATATCCCATCAATTGCATCAGCCACTTCATCAAGATGGCGGTAGCAGCACAGGCCAAAGGTCCAATACAAGTTCCCAAAACAAAGCCCAAGCAAAACCAGGATATAGTCCTAATTACTGGACTGGAagcaattaa